A DNA window from Sporosarcina sp. ANT_H38 contains the following coding sequences:
- a CDS encoding Gfo/Idh/MocA family protein, whose protein sequence is MKAGMMSFAHMHAYSYADSVKRIPNVELVGIFDENVERGQLVAKTYNTVHYSDQVEFLELEMDAVIICSENNRHKEMVVNAAKAKKHILCEKPIATNLTDAKEMIQVCKDHAVILQIAYPVRFSSPIQQVKEMIDNGDLGEIIAFRTTNRGQNPGGWFIDEEQSGGGAVLDHTVHMVDIMRWYLNEEVIEVKAIIDSYFHDIAIDDAGLLTLEFANGVIASHDASWSRFTEYPTWGDVTIEVIGTKQTVKVDALKEHVRMFSSVKKSLEHVFYGNDMDLGLIRDFINCVKEGREPSITGYDGLKSLEVSLAAYESSKLKKAIRL, encoded by the coding sequence ATGAAGGCCGGCATGATGAGTTTTGCGCATATGCATGCATACAGTTATGCGGATAGTGTAAAGAGAATACCAAACGTTGAGTTAGTAGGCATCTTTGATGAAAACGTTGAAAGAGGACAACTAGTTGCGAAAACATATAATACGGTCCACTACAGTGATCAAGTAGAATTTCTAGAATTGGAAATGGATGCTGTCATTATTTGCAGTGAAAACAATCGACACAAAGAAATGGTTGTAAATGCTGCGAAAGCAAAGAAACATATCCTTTGTGAAAAACCAATTGCAACAAACCTTACAGACGCTAAAGAAATGATCCAAGTATGTAAAGATCATGCTGTTATTTTGCAAATTGCATATCCTGTACGATTCAGCTCGCCAATTCAACAAGTAAAAGAAATGATTGATAACGGAGATCTGGGTGAAATTATAGCTTTTCGGACGACCAATCGAGGGCAAAATCCTGGGGGCTGGTTTATAGATGAAGAACAATCTGGTGGTGGTGCTGTATTAGATCATACCGTACATATGGTTGATATCATGAGATGGTATTTAAATGAAGAAGTCATAGAGGTAAAGGCAATTATTGATTCCTATTTTCATGATATAGCGATTGATGATGCTGGACTTCTCACATTAGAATTCGCTAATGGCGTAATTGCTTCACATGATGCAAGTTGGTCTCGTTTTACAGAGTATCCAACATGGGGAGATGTGACGATTGAAGTGATTGGGACGAAGCAAACTGTGAAAGTCGATGCATTAAAAGAGCATGTGAGGATGTTCAGCAGTGTAAAAAAATCATTGGAGCACGTTTTTTATGGAAACGACATGGACTTGGGATTGATTCGTGATTTTATCAACTGTGTGAAAGAAGGAAGAGAACCGTCTATCACAGGTTATGACGGACTGAAATCATTGGAGGTTTCATTGGCAGCATATGAATCAAGTAAACTTAAAAAGGCGATTAGGTTATAA
- a CDS encoding sensor histidine kinase, which translates to MTLRNKIFITFSLLLLLPLIVVGIVVQNIFMSSKSEEAITKVENTIIQLNYNLDLMLEDASRSTISILYNKELVDVLREYDLNTPVIHKKYSHIKLLSLHLSSMTFNKDQIYGIHIFAKNGQLFSHMDNYRIEDHINLEEQEWYPKVKEQEGGWITFYDENPIYYKNNSEKYVSFLRLLRDPENHNELGVVRIDFAPKYIKEITEQLGSENWQITTVHNEPLIGSKSDYLLSSCQTNQSWIKSEQSNQKYFCVTHTSSKTGLKISNVIPIDYLYSEISEFNNILLLLIGFCLLISLLISYYMTNYLLKPLELLKTRIRWFQETKISNSNSIQSKNELVELRVAYDGMLSDIDYLVAEVYETNLRNSEAEYKALQSQMDPHFIFNTLESINMKAINNDQFEISDMIAELGKLIRYRLKNEEQQIPLQEEIIFAKTYVSIMKNRLEDALDVNWEVEGDIVDHLVPKYIIQPLIENSIMYGYSNRVKRVEILVKVKMEGSALTISVSDNGNGIDHFKLMEIQESLKYSVMKNDYGKNHGKVKNGIALLNINRRLRLIHGVNSKLFISSIVGTGTEVEIIIRK; encoded by the coding sequence ATGACTTTAAGAAATAAGATTTTCATTACCTTTTCCTTATTACTATTACTTCCCCTTATAGTAGTTGGAATAGTTGTACAAAATATATTTATGTCTTCTAAAAGTGAAGAAGCTATTACTAAAGTTGAAAATACGATTATACAACTAAATTATAATTTAGATTTAATGTTAGAAGATGCATCAAGGTCTACAATATCAATCTTATACAACAAAGAACTAGTTGATGTTTTAAGGGAATATGATTTGAATACCCCCGTAATCCATAAAAAGTATAGCCATATTAAATTACTTTCATTGCATTTGTCGAGTATGACCTTTAATAAAGATCAAATATACGGGATACATATATTCGCAAAAAATGGTCAATTATTTAGTCATATGGATAATTACAGAATTGAAGATCATATTAATTTAGAAGAACAGGAATGGTATCCGAAAGTAAAGGAGCAAGAAGGCGGATGGATCACATTTTATGATGAAAATCCTATTTATTATAAAAATAACAGTGAAAAGTATGTAAGTTTCTTAAGGTTACTAAGAGATCCAGAGAATCACAATGAATTAGGGGTAGTAAGAATTGACTTTGCACCAAAGTATATAAAGGAGATCACTGAGCAACTTGGAAGCGAGAACTGGCAAATAACCACGGTACATAATGAGCCACTAATAGGAAGCAAGAGTGACTATCTATTGTCTAGTTGCCAGACAAATCAAAGTTGGATAAAGAGTGAGCAATCTAATCAAAAGTATTTTTGTGTTACACATACATCAAGTAAGACTGGTCTGAAAATTAGTAATGTTATACCTATAGATTATTTATACAGTGAAATAAGTGAATTCAACAACATATTACTTTTATTAATTGGATTTTGTTTACTAATTTCTTTACTTATTTCTTACTATATGACGAACTATCTACTAAAACCATTGGAATTATTAAAAACACGTATTAGATGGTTTCAAGAAACTAAGATATCAAATAGTAATAGCATTCAGTCTAAAAATGAATTAGTAGAACTGCGTGTTGCCTATGATGGAATGTTATCTGATATAGATTATTTGGTTGCAGAAGTGTATGAAACAAATTTGAGAAACTCTGAAGCTGAATATAAGGCTTTACAGTCCCAAATGGACCCACATTTTATCTTTAATACACTAGAATCAATTAACATGAAGGCAATAAATAATGATCAGTTTGAAATATCCGACATGATTGCCGAATTAGGAAAATTAATTAGATACCGTTTGAAAAATGAAGAACAACAGATACCTTTGCAAGAAGAAATAATATTTGCAAAAACCTATGTAAGCATTATGAAAAATAGATTGGAGGATGCCCTAGATGTTAATTGGGAAGTAGAGGGGGATATCGTGGATCATTTGGTACCAAAATATATAATTCAACCACTAATTGAAAATTCGATAATGTATGGGTACAGTAATAGAGTCAAAAGAGTTGAGATACTTGTGAAAGTAAAAATGGAAGGATCTGCTCTTACTATATCAGTTAGTGATAATGGTAATGGGATAGACCACTTCAAACTAATGGAAATACAAGAATCATTAAAATATAGTGTAATGAAAAATGATTATGGGAAAAATCATGGAAAAGTGAAAAATGGTATTGCATTATTGAATATTAATAGGCGGTTAAGACTTATTCATGGAGTTAATAGTAAGTTGTTTATTTCATCGATAGTAGGTACAGGAACTGAGGTAGAAATTATCATTAGAAAGTAG
- a CDS encoding response regulator, translating to MKNVLLVDDEKVIRKGIKKLLEDVITGYKVMWEASNGYEALEIANIEVPDLVITDIRMPVMNGIDFISYFKKRHPLVSVIVISGHDDFSYVREALKLGVKDYLLKPISRSELASILQNIDKEHANNNDFINPGESVNISKIKDVIKKNLEKEITLNFISNTLNLHPNYISQLFKQQTNIKLSDYIMQQRIDKSKELLTQTQLKIYDIAHLVGYVNSKHFSVVFKKVVGKTPYQYRQGI from the coding sequence TTGAAAAATGTCCTGTTAGTGGATGACGAAAAAGTAATAAGAAAAGGGATAAAGAAATTATTAGAGGATGTTATAACCGGTTACAAGGTAATGTGGGAAGCATCTAATGGTTACGAAGCTCTAGAAATTGCAAATATAGAAGTACCTGATCTTGTGATTACTGACATTAGAATGCCTGTAATGAATGGAATTGATTTCATTTCATATTTTAAAAAGAGACATCCATTAGTTTCAGTAATCGTAATCAGTGGTCATGACGATTTTAGCTATGTAAGAGAGGCTTTAAAATTAGGAGTGAAGGATTATTTGTTAAAACCAATAAGTCGAAGTGAGCTCGCAAGTATTCTTCAAAATATAGATAAAGAGCATGCTAATAATAACGATTTTATTAACCCTGGAGAATCTGTGAATATAAGTAAAATTAAAGATGTTATCAAAAAGAACTTAGAAAAAGAGATAACTTTAAATTTCATTTCAAACACGTTAAATCTTCATCCAAATTATATTAGTCAACTGTTTAAACAACAAACAAATATAAAATTATCTGATTACATAATGCAACAAAGAATAGATAAATCCAAAGAATTATTAACTCAAACTCAGCTAAAAATATATGATATTGCACATTTAGTTGGTTATGTGAATTCGAAACATTTTTCTGTGGTTTTTAAAAAAGTAGTTGGGAAGACTCCTTATCAATATAGACAAGGGATTTGA
- a CDS encoding sugar ABC transporter substrate-binding protein — MKKYSLIFFSLILIFLAACSSDDSKGESKDDGTPKSVDKKENVELTFSIWGNDQHAEMYEELLKGFYDENPNIKVKIDLIPFPDYQQKMSVLAAGNELPDVGWVSEAMVSQFTKNDILSDISEFSKDDNFDMNDFIPSTLELWKHDGKLLGLPFSTPPMILYYNKTMFKEAGLETPTELAMKDEWTWEQFEEVSKALSSGEGTNRTYGARLFREWTNFATLPSHTISYGGAIFSDDMKEFTWDSSEGVKTFEMLNRMMFEDKSHVPPGENIEYEGGKVGMYSAMYSYMTNAREITDFEWDIAPLPKGPEGRVPLLGQAGIVAFEGGKHPEEAKELLKFLASKVGIQAQSVFFVPARKSVLESDEFINIPNNPSRESIQLAMIDQMNHGYTYPLHEDWTKIESEIIKGIDKLFAQMETPAVILEQMEKDIKPLLK; from the coding sequence ATGAAAAAGTATTCATTGATTTTTTTTAGTCTAATATTGATTTTTCTTGCAGCATGTAGTAGTGATGATTCAAAAGGTGAGAGTAAAGATGATGGAACACCGAAAAGTGTTGATAAAAAAGAGAATGTTGAATTGACATTTTCAATATGGGGAAACGATCAGCACGCAGAAATGTATGAGGAACTTCTAAAAGGTTTTTATGATGAAAATCCAAACATTAAAGTGAAAATTGATCTTATCCCGTTTCCAGACTATCAACAAAAGATGTCTGTACTTGCTGCAGGTAATGAATTACCAGACGTAGGTTGGGTTTCTGAAGCAATGGTCTCTCAATTTACCAAGAATGATATTTTAAGTGATATTTCAGAGTTTAGTAAGGATGACAACTTCGATATGAATGATTTTATTCCATCGACTTTAGAATTATGGAAACATGACGGAAAGCTATTAGGGTTACCGTTTTCTACACCGCCTATGATTTTATACTATAACAAAACAATGTTTAAAGAGGCCGGATTAGAAACGCCGACAGAACTAGCAATGAAAGATGAATGGACATGGGAACAATTTGAGGAAGTTTCTAAAGCATTATCGAGTGGTGAAGGAACCAACAGGACTTATGGTGCAAGGTTGTTTAGGGAATGGACTAACTTTGCAACGTTACCTTCTCATACAATCTCTTATGGGGGGGCAATCTTTTCCGATGATATGAAAGAGTTTACGTGGGATTCCTCTGAAGGGGTGAAGACCTTTGAAATGCTGAATCGGATGATGTTTGAGGATAAGTCACATGTACCACCAGGTGAGAATATTGAATATGAAGGCGGAAAAGTTGGAATGTACTCCGCTATGTATAGTTATATGACAAATGCCAGAGAGATTACTGACTTCGAATGGGATATTGCCCCACTACCTAAAGGCCCTGAAGGAAGGGTACCATTACTTGGGCAGGCTGGAATTGTTGCTTTTGAGGGTGGTAAGCATCCAGAAGAGGCAAAGGAATTATTGAAATTTTTGGCTAGTAAAGTAGGGATTCAAGCACAATCTGTTTTCTTCGTTCCAGCAAGAAAAAGTGTACTAGAATCGGATGAATTTATCAATATCCCTAATAATCCGTCAAGAGAATCTATTCAGTTAGCGATGATTGATCAGATGAATCATGGTTATACCTACCCATTACATGAAGACTGGACAAAGATTGAAAGTGAAATTATCAAAGGTATTGATAAGCTTTTTGCACAAATGGAAACTCCAGCTGTAATACTTGAGCAAATGGAAAAAGATATAAAACCTTTATTAAAATAA
- a CDS encoding carbohydrate ABC transporter permease, with the protein MLRHFTKGKKLSSKWSDNIAGWLFVSPMLIGFSIFMFGPLLYAFFISLNDWPLLGEETFIGMKNYESLANDPTFIKSLINTLLFSLGLVPFNIILAMFLASLLKNKFWGIGLFRTAIFVPVVTSLIVWSIVWKYLLASELGFINQMLALIGIEGPSWLLSVSTALPVVIFVSVLKNVGLNMILFLTAMQQVPVELYEASELDGASNFRKFRSVTLPLITPTVFLTMIITTIGAMKVFGQIYVMTRGGPVDSTKVLVYYIWETAFKHFDMGYASALAFVLFFILLAFTILSWIVRKRWVFYEE; encoded by the coding sequence ATGCTCAGACACTTCACAAAAGGAAAAAAACTTAGTTCTAAATGGAGTGACAATATAGCAGGCTGGTTATTTGTCTCGCCTATGTTAATAGGATTTTCCATATTTATGTTTGGTCCTTTGCTATATGCTTTTTTTATAAGTTTGAATGATTGGCCATTACTCGGAGAAGAAACCTTTATAGGGATGAAAAACTACGAATCCTTGGCTAATGATCCTACATTTATTAAATCCTTAATTAATACATTATTATTCAGTTTAGGTTTAGTCCCTTTCAATATAATATTAGCAATGTTTTTAGCATCACTATTAAAAAATAAGTTTTGGGGGATTGGCTTATTTAGAACTGCTATATTTGTACCAGTAGTGACTTCGTTAATTGTTTGGTCGATTGTCTGGAAGTATTTATTGGCCTCTGAATTAGGATTTATCAATCAAATGTTAGCTTTGATTGGTATAGAAGGACCTTCATGGCTTTTAAGTGTATCAACTGCTTTACCAGTAGTTATTTTTGTAAGTGTTCTTAAAAATGTTGGACTAAATATGATTTTATTTTTAACGGCAATGCAACAAGTTCCAGTTGAATTATATGAAGCATCTGAGCTTGATGGTGCATCAAATTTCAGGAAATTTAGAAGCGTAACATTGCCACTAATTACTCCAACAGTATTTTTAACTATGATTATTACTACAATTGGTGCTATGAAAGTTTTTGGACAAATCTACGTTATGACCCGAGGAGGACCAGTCGATAGCACGAAGGTTCTAGTGTACTATATTTGGGAAACTGCGTTTAAACATTTTGATATGGGCTATGCTTCAGCGTTAGCATTTGTATTGTTCTTTATCTTATTAGCATTTACTATTCTATCTTGGATTGTTAGAAAGAGGTGGGTTTTCTATGAGGAGTAA
- a CDS encoding carbohydrate ABC transporter permease: MRSKGSNLFKYITLLIITSLMIGPLLWMISTSLKEPAKTFTQFLPNPLRWANYAEVLGNSTFLKQYWNSIYISILVTLLVLLFSSMAGYAFARIKFMGRNVIFLLLLSVLMIPAEVTIIPLFLFMRELGFINTHLPLILLPTFGASGAFGVFLMRQFFIMIPKELEEAAIMDGCSKFKIYWRIMLPLSVPALSTLTIFTFLANWDEFLYPLIFINSRELMTLPIGLSLFTDETGTAWHHLMSATTLATIPLLIIFFFAQKKFIEGMTAGSIK; this comes from the coding sequence ATGAGGAGTAAAGGAAGCAATCTATTTAAGTATATTACTCTTTTGATAATAACATCCTTAATGATTGGTCCTTTGTTATGGATGATTTCAACTTCTTTAAAGGAGCCCGCCAAAACGTTCACACAGTTCCTGCCTAATCCGCTAAGATGGGCAAATTATGCTGAAGTATTAGGCAATTCAACTTTTTTGAAGCAGTATTGGAATAGTATATATATATCTATATTAGTAACACTATTGGTTTTGTTGTTCTCCTCAATGGCTGGCTACGCTTTTGCTAGAATAAAATTTATGGGCAGGAATGTTATTTTTCTATTGTTATTAAGTGTACTGATGATTCCCGCAGAAGTGACTATTATTCCGTTATTTTTATTCATGCGGGAACTTGGATTTATTAATACTCACCTTCCATTAATATTACTGCCTACATTTGGTGCTTCGGGAGCCTTTGGTGTTTTTTTAATGCGACAGTTTTTTATTATGATACCAAAAGAATTAGAAGAGGCAGCGATAATGGATGGTTGTTCAAAGTTTAAGATTTATTGGAGAATAATGTTGCCATTATCTGTTCCAGCTCTATCCACATTGACTATATTTACATTTTTGGCAAATTGGGATGAGTTTTTATATCCACTAATATTCATAAATTCACGTGAACTCATGACATTACCTATTGGGTTGTCACTATTTACTGATGAGACAGGTACAGCATGGCATCACTTAATGAGTGCAACAACACTAGCTACAATACCATTATTAATTATATTTTTCTTTGCCCAAAAGAAATTTATAGAAGGAATGACGGCGGGGAGTATTAAGTGA
- a CDS encoding alpha-glucuronidase family glycosyl hydrolase: MLFIIDKIIYWNNHETILFAVEELRRLMREAGNECTIQARAEFTSRNEKTNRVILLTTNEYHSLKDMKKAITINADGFALVRSENDMWIIGNEPRSILYGVYMYCKKQFGYQWIDLEKETIVNDHSVTKEELYIHEPMFARRGNIIETINDPSYINSLIDWGVKNGQNEYFFTFFLWDEIKSYVTPALRKRDVHVTLGGHSLSYLLREIQKDTNENTLKQDEKLKFFAENTYLQDKVIQKIVASCLENKVITRISLWPEDIGIDEKNASGFLPTYIRFTEKLKEALGKESLQVEVEYIVYNAGLSWNMLEREEQTEASTQVDALYAYWGRDYSSAIDSSEPRQVRANQALQDWNEQTKKGGKSLTVLEYYSDHFMLTELFPPLLTRIEQDLRDYKQLTLNGVLNLIVPTHRKQQYSELEVNYPWKWIHHFNNYVYSRIAWGEKYVVIVEEYFTVFNDDKAAFHEMLIELETLVSQHTKWNVPLFPARVVDPEKVHEPMTDLKIPCYLREVYERLVKWDMKDIESLLVIQTKDNFNTFTPKEMMSIYFYYLKKGTKIYLDAWALKDEQ; this comes from the coding sequence GTGCTGTTCATCATAGACAAAATTATTTACTGGAATAATCACGAAACGATTTTGTTCGCTGTTGAAGAGTTAAGAAGGTTAATGAGAGAAGCGGGAAATGAATGTACAATCCAAGCTCGAGCAGAATTCACTTCACGTAATGAAAAAACGAATAGGGTTATCCTACTAACTACTAACGAATATCATTCTTTGAAGGATATGAAAAAAGCAATAACAATAAATGCTGATGGTTTTGCATTGGTTAGATCAGAAAATGATATGTGGATTATTGGGAATGAACCTCGTTCTATTCTCTATGGCGTATATATGTATTGTAAAAAACAGTTTGGCTACCAGTGGATTGATTTGGAGAAAGAAACAATCGTTAACGATCATTCAGTAACGAAAGAAGAACTATATATCCATGAGCCAATGTTTGCGAGACGTGGAAATATTATTGAAACCATTAATGACCCTAGTTATATCAATAGTCTCATTGATTGGGGAGTTAAAAATGGTCAAAATGAATATTTTTTCACATTTTTCTTATGGGATGAAATTAAATCGTACGTAACGCCTGCATTACGAAAACGAGATGTGCACGTAACATTAGGCGGTCATAGTTTAAGTTACTTGCTTAGAGAGATACAAAAAGACACGAATGAGAACACGCTTAAGCAAGACGAGAAACTCAAGTTCTTTGCTGAAAATACATATCTTCAGGATAAAGTCATTCAAAAAATAGTCGCTAGCTGTTTGGAAAACAAAGTGATTACTAGAATCTCGTTGTGGCCTGAAGATATCGGAATAGATGAGAAAAATGCGAGTGGATTTTTACCAACATATATTCGATTTACTGAAAAATTGAAAGAAGCCCTTGGTAAGGAAAGTTTACAGGTAGAAGTAGAATATATTGTGTACAATGCCGGGTTATCTTGGAACATGTTGGAAAGGGAAGAGCAAACGGAAGCATCTACGCAAGTCGATGCTCTATATGCCTATTGGGGAAGGGATTATTCATCAGCCATTGATTCAAGTGAACCTAGACAAGTTAGGGCCAATCAAGCTTTACAAGATTGGAATGAGCAAACCAAAAAAGGTGGAAAATCGTTAACAGTTCTTGAGTACTATAGTGATCATTTTATGTTAACGGAGTTATTCCCTCCTCTTCTTACGAGAATAGAGCAGGATTTACGTGATTATAAACAATTGACGTTAAACGGTGTTTTAAATTTAATTGTACCGACACATCGAAAACAACAATATTCAGAGTTAGAGGTCAACTATCCTTGGAAATGGATCCACCATTTTAATAATTACGTATACTCTAGGATTGCCTGGGGTGAAAAATATGTAGTGATTGTCGAAGAATATTTTACCGTTTTTAATGATGATAAAGCAGCATTTCACGAGATGCTGATTGAATTAGAAACACTAGTTTCACAGCATACGAAATGGAATGTTCCACTATTTCCTGCTAGAGTAGTCGATCCGGAAAAAGTCCATGAGCCAATGACTGACTTAAAGATTCCTTGCTATTTACGCGAAGTGTATGAGCGTTTAGTAAAGTGGGATATGAAGGATATCGAATCATTGCTAGTAATTCAGACAAAGGATAACTTTAATACATTTACACCAAAAGAAATGATGTCAATTTATTTTTATTATCTAAAAAAAGGAACCAAAATTTATTTAGATGCATGGGCATTAAAAGATGAACAATAA
- a CDS encoding FAD-dependent oxidoreductase yields the protein MDFSNLYYYVPTERVDKPKLIEKNLIIYGGTPAGITAAIQATRMGLAVAIIEFSRNIGGMTASGLGATDLGAEDAVGGLSREFYQEIAKYYGKEKQWKFEPKAAKYVFDKWMKDYDIPVYLNQHLAEVSKENGEITEIVMDNGTRYKGKVFMDCSYEGDLLAKSGVSYFVGRESNATYQEIYNGIQFGAPHHKFEKWIDPYVVVGEPESGLLSGITENDTEKLGVQGQGDHRIQAYNFRICLTKDPENRIPFPKPPHYDADRYRLLLRYIQAGVWDAMNLHTMLPNKKTDLNNYGAISTDNIGMNYDWPEGSYQRREEIFQDHLNYDLGMLYFLANDLRVPVAIRKEVADWGLPKDEFEKTGHWPHQLYIREARRMISDYVMTDHNCLKQTFVDDPIGLASFHMDSHNCRRVVIDGRCVNEGDVQVPIAPYAISYRSIRPKYEDCTNLLVPVCLSSSHIAYGSIRMEPIFMILGQSAGTAAALAYKHEIAVQDVDYEELKQELLKANQVVEWGDDMVDDPIKRMEETFGK from the coding sequence ATGGATTTTAGTAATCTATATTATTATGTACCAACAGAAAGAGTCGATAAGCCAAAGTTAATTGAAAAAAATCTAATTATATACGGAGGGACACCAGCCGGTATAACGGCAGCTATTCAAGCAACTAGAATGGGTCTCGCTGTTGCGATTATTGAGTTTAGCAGAAATATTGGTGGGATGACTGCGAGCGGATTAGGAGCTACAGATCTTGGCGCAGAAGATGCAGTAGGTGGTCTTTCAAGGGAGTTTTATCAAGAAATTGCAAAGTACTATGGAAAGGAGAAACAATGGAAATTTGAACCGAAAGCGGCTAAGTACGTGTTTGATAAATGGATGAAAGACTATGATATTCCGGTTTATTTAAACCAACATTTAGCAGAAGTTAGTAAAGAGAATGGAGAAATCACTGAAATTGTTATGGACAATGGCACACGTTATAAAGGGAAAGTCTTTATGGATTGCAGTTATGAAGGTGATTTATTGGCTAAATCAGGTGTTAGTTATTTTGTTGGACGAGAATCGAATGCAACGTATCAAGAAATTTATAATGGAATTCAGTTTGGAGCACCGCATCATAAATTTGAAAAGTGGATTGACCCTTATGTTGTTGTGGGGGAGCCAGAAAGTGGCTTGTTGTCTGGAATTACAGAAAATGACACAGAGAAATTGGGTGTTCAAGGGCAAGGAGATCATCGGATTCAAGCTTATAATTTCCGGATTTGCTTGACGAAAGACCCAGAGAATCGTATTCCATTTCCAAAGCCGCCACATTATGATGCAGATAGATACCGGCTTCTACTTCGCTATATTCAAGCGGGTGTTTGGGATGCAATGAACCTTCACACGATGTTGCCAAACAAAAAAACTGATTTAAATAATTACGGTGCAATATCGACGGACAATATTGGAATGAATTATGACTGGCCAGAAGGTAGTTATCAAAGACGTGAGGAGATTTTTCAAGATCATCTAAATTATGATCTGGGGATGTTGTATTTTTTAGCTAATGATTTACGTGTGCCAGTAGCTATACGTAAGGAAGTAGCTGATTGGGGGTTACCGAAAGATGAATTTGAAAAAACGGGGCACTGGCCACATCAATTGTATATCCGAGAAGCGAGAAGAATGATTTCTGATTATGTCATGACAGATCATAATTGCCTAAAACAGACATTTGTTGATGATCCAATCGGGTTGGCATCATTCCATATGGATTCACATAATTGCCGACGTGTCGTGATTGATGGAAGATGTGTGAATGAGGGAGATGTTCAGGTGCCAATTGCCCCTTATGCAATTTCGTATCGTTCCATTCGCCCGAAATATGAGGATTGTACAAATTTACTTGTCCCCGTTTGCTTATCAAGTTCACATATTGCTTATGGTTCGATTCGAATGGAGCCGATATTTATGATTCTAGGACAGTCGGCAGGGACGGCGGCAGCTCTTGCCTATAAACATGAAATAGCTGTCCAAGATGTAGATTATGAGGAATTAAAACAGGAATTATTAAAAGCAAATCAAGTTGTCGAATGGGGCGACGATATGGTGGATGATCCGATTAAACGAATGGAAGAAACGTTCGGAAAGTAA
- a CDS encoding GNAT family N-acetyltransferase, whose amino-acid sequence MKIIAWNRNRLEELVELWNKELADDFPMREELFIQNSFADVNVSYDSSFIAVDDLDRVIGFVVAKRWQEQIDVKMESKRGWIQVLLVDSAHRGKGMGTLLLERVEAHLKGNGVEEMQLGGDPFHYFSGIPNQYKEAQKWVEQHGYAKRIDTYDLINHLDMKYDLPADNSIAFSILKKEEEADLILFLERCFPGRWVYETMKYFEMNGDGREFVVVKKKGQIIGFCRINDSHSPFIAQNVYWSPLFEQEVGGIGPLGIDVNEQKQGYGLGIVQAAIAYLQERNIKTIIIDWTILVDFYKKLDFNPWKSYGVYLKDISKGG is encoded by the coding sequence ATGAAAATCATTGCTTGGAATCGTAATAGATTAGAAGAACTAGTAGAGTTATGGAATAAAGAATTAGCCGATGATTTCCCAATGCGTGAAGAGTTGTTTATACAGAATAGTTTCGCTGACGTGAACGTCAGCTATGACAGTTCTTTTATTGCAGTAGATGATCTAGACCGTGTGATTGGATTTGTAGTTGCTAAACGATGGCAAGAGCAAATAGATGTGAAAATGGAATCTAAAAGAGGTTGGATCCAAGTTCTTTTAGTAGATAGTGCTCACCGTGGAAAAGGTATGGGTACACTGTTACTTGAACGTGTAGAAGCACATTTAAAGGGAAATGGTGTTGAGGAGATGCAATTGGGTGGCGATCCCTTTCACTATTTCTCAGGGATACCTAATCAATATAAGGAAGCCCAAAAGTGGGTAGAACAACATGGCTACGCTAAAAGAATAGACACATATGATTTGATCAATCACCTGGATATGAAATATGACTTACCTGCTGATAATTCAATTGCATTTTCAATTCTTAAAAAGGAGGAAGAAGCAGACCTAATTTTATTTTTAGAAAGATGTTTTCCTGGCAGATGGGTCTATGAAACGATGAAGTACTTTGAAATGAATGGGGACGGACGAGAATTTGTTGTCGTCAAAAAGAAAGGTCAAATCATTGGGTTTTGTAGAATAAATGATAGCCACTCACCATTCATTGCACAAAACGTTTATTGGAGTCCTCTTTTTGAACAAGAAGTCGGTGGGATTGGTCCATTAGGAATTGATGTAAATGAACAAAAGCAAGGGTACGGATTAGGGATTGTTCAAGCAGCAATTGCTTATTTACAAGAACGAAATATTAAAACAATCATTATTGATTGGACAATTTTAGTTGACTTTTATAAAAAACTAGACTTTAATCCTTGGAAATCATATGGCGTATATTTAAAGGATATTTCGAAGGGGGGGTAG